GCGCATCTCGGCCGGACGTCGCGACAGATCGGTGGGGCGGATCGCTTCATGCGCTTCCTGGGCATTCTTGGCCTTGGTCTGGTACTGGCGCGGCGCTTCCGGCACATAGGCGTTGCCGTAATCCTCGCCGATCACCTTGCGCGCCTGCGTGATCGCCGAACCGTCGATCTGCACGCCGTCGGTACGCATATAGGTAATGAGTCCGGTGGTCTCGCCGCCGATGTCGATACCCTCATAGAGCCGCTGCGCGATCCGCATGGTGTGGGCCGGCGCGAAGCCGAGCTTGCGGCTGGCTTCCTGCTGTAAGGTCGAGGTGGTGAAGGGGGCCTGCGGATTGCGTCGCGCGGGCTTGGCTTCGACGGTGGAGACCGCGAAGTTGGCGGCCTCGATCGCCTTCTTCAAGTCTTCGGCTTCGGCGCCGCTGCCGATGTCGAGCCTTTGAATCTTCTTGCCGTCGGCGCCGACCAGCCGCGCCTCGAAGGCTTCGCCGCGCGGCGTCGTCAGCGTCGCCACCAGCGACCAGTATTCGCGGGGAACGAATTTCTCGATTTCGAGCTCGCGGTCGCAGACCAGCCGCAGCGCCACCGACTGCACGCGGCCGGCCGAGCGCGCGCCCGGCAATTTGCGCCACAACACAGGCGACAGCGTAAAGCCGACCAGATAGTCCAGCGCGCGGCGCGCCATATATGCGTCCACCAGCGCACCGTCGATCTGGCGCGGGTGCTTCATCGCGTCCGTCACCGCCTGCTTGGTGATGGCGTTGAACACCACGCGCTCGATCTTGTGGTCCTTGATCGCGCGCTTTTCCTTCAAGACCTCCAGCACGTGCCAGGAGATCGCTTCGCCCTCGCGATCGGGGTCGGTGGCGAGGATCAGCCGGTCGGCTCCCTTGAGCGCCTTGGCGATATCGTTGAGCCGGCCGGCCGCCTTGGGGTCGACCTCCCAGATCATCTGGAAGTTGGCGTCCGGATCGACCGATCCGTTCTTGGCCGGGAGGTCGCGGACATGGCCGAACGAGGCCAGGACCTCGTAGGACGAGCCCAGATATTTGTTGATCGTCTTGGCTTTCGCCGGCGACTCCACAATGACGATATTCATGTCATTCCAATAGCTTACGGGAAAAATAACGGGCCGGTTCCGCGAGACTCGCGCCGGCCGTTGCGACCCGAACATGGGTGGTGAGGCCGCCCCTGTCAAATCCGCAGATGTTAAGGGGGGCTCAAAGGGACACCTTGAGGCGTCCTTATGGTTGTAAAATACGTCTTATAGTTGCGCTCTCAAAAAGAGTATTTCAAAGAAATGATCGCAATAAGGGCAGCCGGCGCGAGCGCGCAGGCCGAAACGCGCCGGCGTCGGTTGGCTCTGGGATTTGGTTTCAGTTCGGCCATCCACACCTCTCGTCATTGTTGCGTGCGGCAATAAGCGTACTGAACCTTCATCGCCGTTGGGCAGATGCTTCCAAAGCAGGGAGCTTTGACCCCTGATATTTGGAGAGTCTGACATGCCGAAAGCGTTTCGCGCGTCATCTCCGGCCACCAGGAAGCCCGACAATAGCCCGCTGGTTACGATCGCATTGTTTTGCGGGAGCGGCCTGCTGGTGTCGCTCGTCGCCATGATGGCGGGCGTACAGGGGGCCTGGAACTAGCTGCGTGCACGGTGCGTGCGGAACGCGCGGTGCCCCTTAAATCAGCGACACCAGCCCGCCGCCGTGGCGTTCGAGACGTCCGGCGAGTTCGAGTTCCAGCAGCACGGCGCGCACCACGGCCGGCGAGACGCCGGCCATCCGGATCAGATCGTCGAGCAGCACCGGCGTCGGCCCGAGCAGGGCAGTGATGCGCGCGCGGTCGCTTGTTCCGGGCTCGACATCCAGCGGCTCATCGTCGGATTCGCGCAAATCGAGCGGGCGTCCCATGATCGGCTCGACGGCGGTGATGATGTCGGAGGCTTCCGTGGTCAGCGTCGCGCCCTGCTTGATCAAATCGTTGGTGCCGGCGGCGCGCGGATCGAGCGGCGAGCCCGGCACCGCGAAAACCTCGCGGCCCTGTTCGGCGGCGATTCTTGCCGTGATCAGCGATCCCGAGCGAAGCGCGGCTTCGACGACGACAACGCCAAGTGCTGCCCCCGAGATCAGCCGGTTGCGCCTTGGAAAATCGCGGGCGCGCGGCACGTGCCCCAGCGGCATTTCCGAAATCGCAGCCCCGCCGGAATCGAGTATCGCAGCCAGCAGGTCTTCGTGCTCGGGCGGATAGATCCGGTCATGGCCGCCGGCCAGCACCGCCACGGTGCCGCCGCTGATACTGGCGCGATGCGCCGCCTGGTCGATGCCGCGCGCCAGTCCCGACACGATGACAAAACCGGCATCGCTGAGATCGCGCGCCAGGGTGCCGGCAAATTTCAGCCCGGCGCCGGAGGCGTTGCGCGAGCCGACCACGGCGATCATCGGCCGCATCAGCGCGTCGGGCGCGCCGCGCACACCGAGCAAGGGCGGCGCATCGTCGAGGGTGGCGAGCCGCGGCGGATAGCTGACCTCGTCCGGCGCAAGCAGGCTGACGCCGATCCTCTGGCTGGCAGCCAGTTCGGCGCCCGCATCCTCCTCGCTGCAGATCCGGCCCGGACGCGCCGCGCCGCCACGCCGCGCCAGCTCGGGCAGCCGCTCCAGCGCGGCGCGCGCATTGCCGAAATGATGGAGCAGCGAGCGGAAGGTGCGGGGACCGACATTGTCACTGCGGATCAGCCGCAGCCGGTCGATCCGCTCGGCGTCGGTGAGGTGGGTGGTGCTGGTTCTAGTGTCCATGCTAGCGCAGCTTCGCCCAACCGTAGGGTGTGATCAACTCGTTTTAAGCGCGTGCGGCCTCTCTGCGTCATGCCTGGCCTTGTGCCGGGCATCCTTGCCCGATCCCGGCCCACTCCGTAAAAGCGGTGCGCTCTTTCACAGGAAACCATGGCCATGATCTCGCTCGCCGACCTCCAGCGCCGCATCGAAGCCGGCGAGCTCTCGCCCGATGCGGCGATCGCGCAGTCGGTCGAGGCTGTCGACGCGCATGACAAGACCATCGGTGCCTTTGTTTGCCGCGCCGAAGATCCCCGCGCGGCCAATTCCGGCCCGCTGCGCGGCATCGCGGTCGGGATCAAGGACATCATCGAGACCTCGGAGTTTCCGACCGAGATGGGTTCGTCGATCTACCGGGGTTTTCGGCCGCGCGCGGATGCGCCCGTGGTGATGATGCTGAAGCGGGCGGGGGCGACCATCGCCGGCAAGACCACGACGACGGCGTTCGCATTCGTCGACCCGACCGCGACGCTCAATCCGCGCAACCATGGTCATACGCCGGGCGGCTCGTCCTCGGGCTCGGCGGCAGCGGTCGCAGCCGGCATGATTCCGCTGGCGCTGGGGACGCAGACCGGTGGCTCGGTGATCCGGCCGGCCTCGTTCTGCGGCGTGGCCGCCATCAAACCGTCGTTCCGGATGCTGCCGACCGTCGGCGTGAAATGTTATTCGTGGACGCTGGATACGGTCGGGCTGTTCGCGGCCGGGGTCAAAGACCTCGCGCATGGCCTTTCCGCCATGACCAACCGGCCCGAATTGATGCCGAATGCGACGATCGCGACGCCACGCATCGGCGTGGTGACGCAGGATTTCGCCGGCGCGCCGGAGCCGGCGGGTGCCGACGCGCTGCGGATCGCAACGCGGGCGGCGGAACGTGCCGGCGCCACCGTCCGCGAACTGGCCTTGCCCGACATCGTCGCCGAGGCGTGGCGAATTCATCCGACCTTGCAGGAATACGAGGCGCATCATGCGCTGGCCTGGGAATACCGCACGCATCGCGACGCCATCCCGCCGCTGCTGCGCGCCAGACTCGACGAAACCACAGGGCTGCTGCCCGCCGACT
The genomic region above belongs to Bradyrhizobium sediminis and contains:
- the dprA gene encoding DNA-processing protein DprA translates to MDTRTSTTHLTDAERIDRLRLIRSDNVGPRTFRSLLHHFGNARAALERLPELARRGGAARPGRICSEEDAGAELAASQRIGVSLLAPDEVSYPPRLATLDDAPPLLGVRGAPDALMRPMIAVVGSRNASGAGLKFAGTLARDLSDAGFVIVSGLARGIDQAAHRASISGGTVAVLAGGHDRIYPPEHEDLLAAILDSGGAAISEMPLGHVPRARDFPRRNRLISGAALGVVVVEAALRSGSLITARIAAEQGREVFAVPGSPLDPRAAGTNDLIKQGATLTTEASDIITAVEPIMGRPLDLRESDDEPLDVEPGTSDRARITALLGPTPVLLDDLIRMAGVSPAVVRAVLLELELAGRLERHGGGLVSLI
- a CDS encoding amidase → MISLADLQRRIEAGELSPDAAIAQSVEAVDAHDKTIGAFVCRAEDPRAANSGPLRGIAVGIKDIIETSEFPTEMGSSIYRGFRPRADAPVVMMLKRAGATIAGKTTTTAFAFVDPTATLNPRNHGHTPGGSSSGSAAAVAAGMIPLALGTQTGGSVIRPASFCGVAAIKPSFRMLPTVGVKCYSWTLDTVGLFAAGVKDLAHGLSAMTNRPELMPNATIATPRIGVVTQDFAGAPEPAGADALRIATRAAERAGATVRELALPDIVAEAWRIHPTLQEYEAHHALAWEYRTHRDAIPPLLRARLDETTGLLPADYDAARRIANRARKALAQLFDDVDVLLTFSAPGAAPKGLASTGDPRFNRLWTLMGVPCVNVPAYVADGGLPVGVQVIARFGNDTGALEAARFVEEALRR